One genomic segment of Agromyces intestinalis includes these proteins:
- a CDS encoding SufE family protein, whose translation MDATSDATLPAPLAEIRDEFLALEVRDRLQLLLEFSNELPELPERYRDHPDLFERVIECQSPVFIFVEVTDGRVHVYATAPAEAPTTRGFASILAQGLDGLTADEVLAVPADYPQSLGLAAAVSPLRVRGMTGMLGRVKRQVGERAAA comes from the coding sequence ATGGATGCCACGTCGGATGCCACGCTGCCCGCCCCGCTCGCCGAGATCCGGGACGAGTTCCTCGCGCTCGAGGTGCGCGACCGCCTGCAGCTGCTGCTCGAGTTCTCGAACGAGCTCCCCGAGCTGCCCGAGCGCTACCGCGACCATCCCGACCTGTTCGAGCGCGTGATCGAATGCCAGTCGCCCGTGTTCATCTTCGTCGAGGTGACCGACGGGCGCGTGCACGTGTACGCAACGGCGCCCGCCGAGGCGCCGACGACGCGCGGCTTCGCCTCGATCCTGGCGCAGGGGCTCGACGGGCTCACGGCCGACGAGGTGCTCGCGGTGCCGGCCGACTATCCGCAGTCGCTCGGGCTGGCCGCCGCCGTCTCACCGCTGCGGGTGCGCGGCATGACGGGCATGCTCGGCCGGGTCAAGCGCCAGGTCGGCGAACGCGCCGCGGCCTGA